In Trifolium pratense cultivar HEN17-A07 linkage group LG7, ARS_RC_1.1, whole genome shotgun sequence, a genomic segment contains:
- the LOC123897911 gene encoding cysteine-rich repeat secretory protein 38-like, with the protein MSSSNLFTTILISLTLALITQTSFALNDPLSHICSNSENFTAYSPYESNLKTLINSLIYKTPSTGFGIGSVGLVQNQQAYGLALCRGDVSTSECKTCVSDATKEIQSRCPYNKGAIIWYDNCMFKYLDNDFIGKIDNTNKFTLLNVQSVNDPIKFNNITKDLLSLLANEASMDKKFYASGDLKIGESERVYGLTQCTRDLSSVDCKKCLDDAISELIPYGKKGGRILSGSCNIQYEVYKFVKE; encoded by the coding sequence ATGTCTTCCTCTAATCTCTTCACAACTATTCTCATCTCATTAACCTTGGCTCTAATTACTCAAACATCTTTTGCACTCAATGACCCTCTTTCCCACATTTGTTCGAACTCCGAGAATTTCACAGCCTATAGCCCATATGAATCAAACTTGAAAACACTCATCAACTCGCTTATATACAAAACCCCTTCAACCGGTTTTGGTATTGGATCAGTGGGCCTGGTCCAAAACCAACAAGCATATGGGCTCGCTCTTTGTCGTGGCGATGTATCAACCTCAGAGTGTAAAACCTGTGTCTCAGACGCAACCAAAGAAATTCAAAGTCGTTGTCCATACAATAAAGGCGCGATCATATGGTACGATAATTGCATGTTCAAGTACTTGGACAACGATTTCATTGGCAAAATTGATAATACAAACAAGTTCACTTTATTGAATGTACAAAGTGTTAATGATCCTATCAAATTCAACAACATAACTAAGGACTTATTGAGCTTACTTGCTAATGAAGCTTCTATGGATAAGAAATTTTATGCTAGTGGAGACTTGAAGATTGGAGAATCAGAGAGAGTTTATGGGCTAACTCAATGCACTAGAGACCTTTCTAGTGTTGATTGTAAGAAGTGTCTTGATGATGCAATTAGTGAACTAATACCATATGGGAAAAAAGGAGGCAGAATTCTTAGTGGAAGTTGTAACATTCAATATGAAGTTTACAAATTTGTTAAGGAGTAA
- the LOC123897912 gene encoding uncharacterized protein LOC123897912 isoform X1: MKSLIKTNLILLSSSLCAISLFIFISILFFTTSKIVTLDINGSFSPQATKSYPTNVNHLVFGIASSGNSWPKRQNYAKLWWNKIFKGCVFVDNLPHEENDNNINVPPLCVSQDTSKFNYTYRHGGLRSAIRVARVVKETVELNHSNVRWYVFGDDDTIFFPENLVKTLSKYDHRLWYYVGAYSENYEGSQTFGFGMAFGGGGFVLSASLANVLAKVFDSCIERYSHLYGSDARVFSCISELGVGLTYEPGFHQVDMRGNIFGLLAAHPLSPLLSLHHPDITDAIFPNMTTSKSLQHLFKAANVDSQRILQQTVCYERQFSRTISVSWGYAVQVFQNNVLLPDVLRVQETFKPWKENHVLAGVYTFSTREIHHDPCKRPKIFYLDNVSSGKDGIVSSYTKSFHNCSNDKTSSKNLEVIKVVTNKLDLDSKQLQNPRRQCCDVLNSNSGHLMEIAIRECNYEELIYMH, translated from the exons ATGAAATCATTAATCAAAACCAACTTAATTTTACTCTCATCTTCATTATGTGCAATTTCTCTCTTCATATTTATTTCCATATTATTCTTTACCACATCAAAGATAGTAACACTAGACATTAATGGTTCTTTTTCACCACAAGCTACAAAATCTTATCCAACCAATGTTAATCATCTTGTATTTGGAATTGCTTCAAGTGGAAATTCATGGCCTAAGAGACAAAATTATGCCAAACTTTGGTGGAACAAAATATTCAAAGGTTGTGTTTTTGTAGATAATCTTCCACATGAAGAAAATGACAACAACATTAATGTTCCTCCTCTTTGTGTCTCTCAAGATACTTCAAAGTTTAACTACACATATAGACACGGCGGTTTAAGATCAGCAATTCGCGTAGCACGAGTTGTGAAAGAAACTGTTGAATTGAATCATTCTAATGTTAGGTGGTATGTGTTTGGTGATGATGACACAATTTTCTTTCCTGAGAATCTTGTTAAGACACTTTCTAAATATGATCATAGGCTTTGGTACTATGTTGGTGCTTATTCTGAGAATTATGAAGGGTCGCAAACTTTTGGTTTTGGAATGGCTTTTGGTGGAGGCGGTTTTGTTTTAAGTGCTTCTTTAGCAAATGTTTTAGCTAAGGTTTTTGATTCATGTATTGAAAGATATTCTCATCTTTATGGAAGTGATGCTAGAGTGTTCTCTTGCATATCAGAACTTGGTGTTGGATTAACATATGAACCAGGTTTTCATCAG GTTGATATGAGGGGAAACATCTTTGGTCTATTGGCAGCACATCCATTAAGTCCATTGTTATCCTTACATCATCCAGATATCACTGATGCAATCTTTCCTAACATGACAACATCAAAATCACTGCAACATTTATTTAAAGCTGCAAATGTTGATTCTCAAAGGATTCTTCAACAAACAGTTTGCTACGAAAGACAGTTTTCGCGGACAATTTCAGTTTCATGGGGCTATGCTGTTCAAGTATTCCAAAACAACGTGCTTTTACCGGATGTTCTTCGAGTGCAAGAAACATTCAAGCCATGGAAGGAAAATCATGTTTTGGCCGGAGTATATACTTTTAGTACAAGAGAAATTCATCATGACCCTTGTAAAAGACCTAAAATTTTCTATCTAGACAATGTATCTTCTGGTAAAGATGGCATTGTTAGCAGCTATACGAAATCTTTTCATAATTGTTCAAATGATAAGACATCATCGAAGAATCTGGAAGTGATCAAAGTTGTTACAAATAAGTTAGACCTTGACAGCAAACAG TTGCAGAATCCAAGAAGGCAGTGTTGTGATGTGTTGAACTCAAACTCTGGTCACCTAATGGAAATTGCAATTAGAGAGTGCAATTATGAAGAATTGATATATATGCATTAA
- the LOC123897912 gene encoding uncharacterized protein LOC123897912 isoform X2, with translation MKSLIKTNLILLSSSLCAISLFIFISILFFTTSKIVTLDINGSFSPQATKSYPTNVNHLVFGIASSGNSWPKRQNYAKLWWNKIFKGCVFVDNLPHEENDNNINVPPLCVSQDTSKFNYTYRHGGLRSAIRVARVVKETVELNHSNVRWYVFGDDDTIFFPENLVKTLSKYDHRLWYYVGAYSENYEGSQTFGFGMAFGGGGFVLSASLANVLAKVFDSCIERYSHLYGSDARVFSCISELGVGLTYEPGFHQVDMRGNIFGLLAAHPLSPLLSLHHPDITDAIFPNMTTSKSLQHLFKAANVDSQRILQQTVCYERQFSRTISVSWGYAVQVFQNNVLLPDVLRVQETFKPWKENHVLAGVYTFSTREIHHDPCKRPKIFYLDNVSSGKDGIVSSYTKSFHNCSNDKTSSKNLEVIKVVTNKLDLDSKQNPRRQCCDVLNSNSGHLMEIAIRECNYEELIYMH, from the exons ATGAAATCATTAATCAAAACCAACTTAATTTTACTCTCATCTTCATTATGTGCAATTTCTCTCTTCATATTTATTTCCATATTATTCTTTACCACATCAAAGATAGTAACACTAGACATTAATGGTTCTTTTTCACCACAAGCTACAAAATCTTATCCAACCAATGTTAATCATCTTGTATTTGGAATTGCTTCAAGTGGAAATTCATGGCCTAAGAGACAAAATTATGCCAAACTTTGGTGGAACAAAATATTCAAAGGTTGTGTTTTTGTAGATAATCTTCCACATGAAGAAAATGACAACAACATTAATGTTCCTCCTCTTTGTGTCTCTCAAGATACTTCAAAGTTTAACTACACATATAGACACGGCGGTTTAAGATCAGCAATTCGCGTAGCACGAGTTGTGAAAGAAACTGTTGAATTGAATCATTCTAATGTTAGGTGGTATGTGTTTGGTGATGATGACACAATTTTCTTTCCTGAGAATCTTGTTAAGACACTTTCTAAATATGATCATAGGCTTTGGTACTATGTTGGTGCTTATTCTGAGAATTATGAAGGGTCGCAAACTTTTGGTTTTGGAATGGCTTTTGGTGGAGGCGGTTTTGTTTTAAGTGCTTCTTTAGCAAATGTTTTAGCTAAGGTTTTTGATTCATGTATTGAAAGATATTCTCATCTTTATGGAAGTGATGCTAGAGTGTTCTCTTGCATATCAGAACTTGGTGTTGGATTAACATATGAACCAGGTTTTCATCAG GTTGATATGAGGGGAAACATCTTTGGTCTATTGGCAGCACATCCATTAAGTCCATTGTTATCCTTACATCATCCAGATATCACTGATGCAATCTTTCCTAACATGACAACATCAAAATCACTGCAACATTTATTTAAAGCTGCAAATGTTGATTCTCAAAGGATTCTTCAACAAACAGTTTGCTACGAAAGACAGTTTTCGCGGACAATTTCAGTTTCATGGGGCTATGCTGTTCAAGTATTCCAAAACAACGTGCTTTTACCGGATGTTCTTCGAGTGCAAGAAACATTCAAGCCATGGAAGGAAAATCATGTTTTGGCCGGAGTATATACTTTTAGTACAAGAGAAATTCATCATGACCCTTGTAAAAGACCTAAAATTTTCTATCTAGACAATGTATCTTCTGGTAAAGATGGCATTGTTAGCAGCTATACGAAATCTTTTCATAATTGTTCAAATGATAAGACATCATCGAAGAATCTGGAAGTGATCAAAGTTGTTACAAATAAGTTAGACCTTGACAGCAAACAG AATCCAAGAAGGCAGTGTTGTGATGTGTTGAACTCAAACTCTGGTCACCTAATGGAAATTGCAATTAGAGAGTGCAATTATGAAGAATTGATATATATGCATTAA
- the LOC123897943 gene encoding cysteine-rich repeat secretory protein 38-like: protein MASSRHFPIILFSFTLVFLIQTSFGADPLFHFCSNSGNFTANSTYESKLKTLVNSLIYKTPLTGFGTGSVGLVQYQNEQAYGLALCRGDVSTSECKTCVSEASQEIQSRCPYNKGAIIWYDYCLFKYSDSDFIGKIDNSNKFYMWNLNVVNDTTTFNYKTKDLLSQLAHKATMNPKLYATGEAELENSKKLYGLTQCTRDLSSDDCKNCLDVAINELPNCCDGKEGGRVVGGSCNFRYEIYPFVKE, encoded by the coding sequence ATGGCTTCCTCAAGACACTTTCCAATTATTCTCTTCTCATTTACCTTAGTTTTTCTCATCCAAACATCTTTTGGAGCCGATCCACTTTTCCATTTTTGTTCAAACTCGGGTAACTTCACGGCCAATAGCACATATGAATCAAAGTTAAAAACACTCGTAAATTCACTTATTTACAAAACACCATTAACAGGTTTTGGCACTGGATCAGTGGGACTGGTCCAGTACCAAAACGAACAAGCATATGGGCTAGCTCTTTGTCGTGGTGATGTCTCAACTTCAGAGTGTAAAACTTGTGTCTCCGAAGCATCCCAAGAAATCCAAAGTCGATGCCCATACAACAAAGGCGCAATCATATGGTACGACTATTGCTTATTTAAATACTCGGATTCGGATTTCATTGGTAAGATTGACAACTCCAACAAATTCTATATGTGGAATTTGAATGTTGTTAATGACACTACCACTTTTAATTACAAGACTAAAGATTTATTGAGCCAACTTGCACACAAAGCTACTATGAATCCTAAATTGTATGCAACGGGAGAGGCAGAACTTGAGAATTCAAAGAAACTTTATGGTTTAACTCAATGCACTAGAGACCTTTCTAGTGATGATTGCAAGAATTGTCTTGATGTTGCAATTAATGAACTTCCAAATTGTTGTGATGGAAAAGAAGGAGGTAGAGTTGTTGGAGGAAGCTGCAACTTTAGATATGAGATATACCCGTTTGTCAAAGAGTAA
- the LOC123899539 gene encoding uclacyanin 1-like, translating into MGVLEIILRVSFVAMFIKLAMATNHIVGGPNGGWDTSSDLQSWASSQQFSVGDNLIFNYPPNHDVVEVTKPDYDSCQQTNPIQSYNDGATTITLTSQGKRYFICGTIGHCNQGMKVEIDTLATQISPASPAPAAESPSISDSPIISIIPSAAPEESISSPAESPDTKSPLFEPNMESPTFSPVIPSTEFLAPSSPLAQHSQDVSASSAEKGNLQAFISIVLSFVVVFMAFF; encoded by the exons ATGGGTGTACTTGAAATTATTCTAAGAGTGTCTTTTGTGGCTATGTTTATCAAATTGGCTATGGCTACAAATCACATTGTTGGAGGGCCTAATGGTGGATGGGATACAAGCTCAGACCTTCAATCATGGGCATCATCCCAACAATTTTCAGTTGGAGACAATCTCA TTTTCAATTATCCACCAAACCATGATGTGGTTGAAGTTACAAAACCAGATTATGATTCTTGCCAGCAAACAAATCCAATTCAATCTTACAATGATGGTGCCACAACAATCACTCTCACATCACAAGGCAAAAGATACTTCATTTGTGGTACAATAGGACATTGCAACCAAGGAATGAAAGTTGAAATAGACACACTTGCCACTCAAATCTCTCCTGCCTctccagctccagcagcagaatCTCCTTCAATATCAGATTCTCCAATCATTTCCATCATTCCCTCAGCAGCTCCTGAAGAATCTATTTCTTCACCTGCAGAATCTCCTGACACAAAAAGTCCATTGTTTGAACCAAATATGGAAAGTCCTACGTTCTCTCCGGTGATTCCTTCAACTGAATTTCTAGCTCCCTCCTCTCCTCTAGCACAACATTCGCAGGATGTTTCTGCTTCGTCAGCCGAGAAAGGAAATCTACAAGCCTTCATTTCAATAGTGTTGAGTTTTGTAGTGGTATTTATGGCCTTCTTCTAA
- the LOC123899538 gene encoding transcription factor bHLH115-like isoform X2: MDMDSTGGSSCWLYDYGYDISVAAADFMASDHSAASVFTWNIPQSQSQPQTHIIKPPSSNISLEMEYSLDSTVLENGPSKRLRTESYASGSKACREKLRRDKLNDKFMELSSVLEPDTLLPKTDKVTLLNDAVRVVTQLRNEAERLKERNDELREKVKELKAEKNELRDEKNKLKLDKEKLEQQVKLTSVHSSFLSNAMAVKGQTASANHKLMPFIGYPGISMWQFMSPATVDTSQDHLLRPPVA; the protein is encoded by the exons ATGGACATGGATTCCACAGGTGGTTCTTCTTGTTGGCTTTATGATTATGGCTATGATATTTCTGTTGCTGCAGCTGATTTCATGGCTTCTGATCACTCTGCCGCTTCTGTTTTCACTTGGAATATTCCTCAGTCTCAGTCTCAACCTCAGACTCATATCATCAAGCCTCCTTCATCCAATATCAG CTTGGAAATGGAATACTCACTGGATTCAACTGTACTGGAAAATGGCCCTTCAAAGCG GTTAAGGACAGAATCATATGCATCTGGCTCCAAGGCATGTCGCGAGAAATTGCGCAGGGATAAACTGAATGACAA GTTTATGGAATTGAGTTCTGTCTTAGAGCCTGATACACTGCTGCCCAAAACAGACAAAGTTACCTTATTAAATGATGCGGTTCGTGTGGTTACACAATTAAGAAATGAAGCTGAGAGGCTGAAGGAAAGGAATGATGAATTGCGCGAAAAAGTTAAAGAACTTAAG GCTGAGAAGAATGAGCTTCGCGATGAGAAAAATAAGCTGAAGCTAGACAAAGAAAAGTTGGAACAGCAAGTGAAATTAACAAGTGTACATTCCAGCTTCCTCTCTAATGCCATGGCTGTTAAAGGACAAACTGCTAGTGCTAACCACAAGCTGATGCCTTTCATTGGTTATCCTGGAATTTCAATGTGGCAGTTTATGTCACCTGCTACAGTTGATACATCACAGGATCATCTGCTTCGACCTCCCGTTGCTTAA
- the LOC123899538 gene encoding transcription factor bHLH115-like isoform X1: MDMDSTGGSSCWLYDYGYDISVAAADFMASDHSAASVFTWNIPQSQSQPQTHIIKPPSSNISLEMEYSLDSTVLESGPSNKRLEMEYSLDSTVLENGPSKRLRTESYASGSKACREKLRRDKLNDKFMELSSVLEPDTLLPKTDKVTLLNDAVRVVTQLRNEAERLKERNDELREKVKELKAEKNELRDEKNKLKLDKEKLEQQVKLTSVHSSFLSNAMAVKGQTASANHKLMPFIGYPGISMWQFMSPATVDTSQDHLLRPPVA; the protein is encoded by the exons ATGGACATGGATTCCACAGGTGGTTCTTCTTGTTGGCTTTATGATTATGGCTATGATATTTCTGTTGCTGCAGCTGATTTCATGGCTTCTGATCACTCTGCCGCTTCTGTTTTCACTTGGAATATTCCTCAGTCTCAGTCTCAACCTCAGACTCATATCATCAAGCCTCCTTCATCCAATATCAG CTTGGAAATGGAATACTCACTGGACTCAACTGTACTGGAAAGTGGTCCTTCAAATAAGCG CTTGGAAATGGAATACTCACTGGATTCAACTGTACTGGAAAATGGCCCTTCAAAGCG GTTAAGGACAGAATCATATGCATCTGGCTCCAAGGCATGTCGCGAGAAATTGCGCAGGGATAAACTGAATGACAA GTTTATGGAATTGAGTTCTGTCTTAGAGCCTGATACACTGCTGCCCAAAACAGACAAAGTTACCTTATTAAATGATGCGGTTCGTGTGGTTACACAATTAAGAAATGAAGCTGAGAGGCTGAAGGAAAGGAATGATGAATTGCGCGAAAAAGTTAAAGAACTTAAG GCTGAGAAGAATGAGCTTCGCGATGAGAAAAATAAGCTGAAGCTAGACAAAGAAAAGTTGGAACAGCAAGTGAAATTAACAAGTGTACATTCCAGCTTCCTCTCTAATGCCATGGCTGTTAAAGGACAAACTGCTAGTGCTAACCACAAGCTGATGCCTTTCATTGGTTATCCTGGAATTTCAATGTGGCAGTTTATGTCACCTGCTACAGTTGATACATCACAGGATCATCTGCTTCGACCTCCCGTTGCTTAA